The proteins below come from a single Mus musculus strain C57BL/6J chromosome 5, GRCm38.p6 C57BL/6J genomic window:
- the Nsg1 gene encoding neuronal vesicle trafficking-associated protein 1: MVKLGNNFAEKGTKQPLLEDGFDTIPLMTPLDVNQLQFPPPDKVVVKTKTEYEPDRKKGKARPPKIAEFTVSITEGVTERFKVSVLVLFALAFLTCVVFLVVYKVYKYDRACPDGFVLKNTQCIPEGLESYYTEQDSSAREKFYTVINHYNVAKQSITRSVSPWMSVLSEEKLSEQETEAAEKSA; this comes from the exons ATGGTGAAGTTGGGGAATAATTTCGCAGAGAAGGGCACCAAGCAGCCACTGCTGGAGGATGGCTTCGACACCATTCCTTTGATGACGCCCCTCGATGTCAACCAGCTGCAGTTCCCACCCCCAGATAAG GTCGTGGTGAAAACTAAGACTGAATATGAACCTGATCGCAAAAAAGGAAAAGCACGTCCTCCCAAGATAGCCGAGTTCACCGTCAGCATCACCGAGGGTGTCACCGAGAGGTTTAAG GTCTCCGTGCTGGTCCTCTTTGCCCTGGCCTTCCTCACCTGTGTCGTCTTCCTGGTTGTCTACAAAGTGTACAAGTATGACCGCGCCTGCCCTGATGGGTTTGTCTTGAAG AACACCCAGTGCATCCCAGAAGGCTTGGAGAGCTACTACACGGAGCAAGACTCCAGTGCCCGGGAGAAATTTTACACTGTCATAAACCACTACAACGTGGCCAAGCAGAGCATCACCCGCTCCGTGTCGCCATGGATGTCAGTTCTGTCAGAAGAGAAGCTGTCGGAACAGGAGACCGAAGCTGCAGAGAAGTCAGCTTAG